The sequence TCATCGGCGGCGTGCACAACACCCTGATCGGCACCTTCCAGGCCGGCTTCGACCAGGGCGTCAAGGACACCAAGCCCTCGGTCCAGGTCACCGACCAGTACCTGTACGAGACCGACTCCAAGGGCTTCGCCGACCCGGCCGCCGCCACCGGCAAGGCCAAGGGCATGCTCGACAAGGGCAACGACGTCATCTACACCGCGGCCGGCCTGTCCGGTGACGGTTCGATCCAGACGATCGCCGGCAAGCCCGGCACCTGGGCGATCGGCGTCGACTCCGACCAGTACCAGGACCCGGCGCTGGCGAAGTACAACAAGCAGATCCTCACCTCGGCGGTGAAGAACGTCGACGTGGCCGTGTACGACCTGATCAAGTCGGTGCACGACGGCAAGCCGAAGACCGGCACCAACACCTACGACCTCGCCAACGGCGGTGTCTCGCTGTCCACTTCGGGTGGCTTCATCACCGACATCCAGGCGCAGCTCGACGCCGCCAAGCAGAAGATCGTCTCGGGGGCGATCAAGGTCAAGTCGACTCCGTGACCCACTCCGGGGTCACGCGGTGGCCCACCCGGGCCGCTCGCTGACCCGCTCCGGGTGAACCGGTAGTCCACGGCAGGACCGCAGCGCGGTGGCTCGGCAGGGGGGGTTGCTCCGGCACCCCCCTTGCCGGGCCTTCCTCTTGCCGTCCCCTTGCCTTCTCGTTGCCGTGACTGCCCGCCTGCTGTGGATCTCTGCCGCAACGCGCGTAGATTCACCTCGGCGCGATACCTTCACCCCCACGTTCTGCCCGCCCGAGCTTTCCCCGAGGGGAGTGCGCCATCAACGCGTCCACGAGTCCACCCGCGCCGATCCCGTCGCAGCCGCCGCAACCCGGCAGCGCGGCCGCGGTCGAGCTGCGCGGCATCACCAAGCGCTTCCCCGGGGTCGTCGCCAACCACGACATCGACATCACCGTGCGCGGCGGCACCGTGCATGCCCTCGTGGGCGAGAACGGCGCCGGCAAGTCCACCCTGATGAAGATCCTCTACGGCATGCAGAAGCCGGACGAGGGCACCATCGCGATCAACGGCGAGCAGGTCTCCTTCGGCGACCCGGGCGCCGCGATCGCCCGCGGCATCGGCATGGTGCACCAGCACTTCATGCTCGCCGACAACCTGACCGTGCTGGAGAACATCGTGCTGGGCAGCGAGAAGCTGCACGGCATAGCCGGCCGGGCCAAGGCGAAGATCACCGAGATATCCGACGCGTACGGCCTGGGGGTGCGGCCCGACGTCCTCGTGGAGGACCTGGGCGTGGCCGACCGCCAGCGGGTGGAGATCCTCAAGGTCCTCTACCGCGGCGCCCGCATCCTCATCCTCGACGAGCCCACCGCGGTCCTGGTGCCGCAGGAGGTCGACGCGCTCTTCGAGAACCTGCGCGGGCTGAAGTCCCAGGGCCTGACGGTCATCTTCATCTCGCACAAGCTCGGCGAGGTGCTCTCGGTCGCCGACGAGATCACCGTCATCCGGCGCGGCACCACCGTCGGCAGCGCCGACCCCGCGCACACCACCGCCAAGCAGCTCGCCGAGCTGATGGTCGGCAGCGAACTGCCCTCGCCGGAGACGCGCGAGTCCACCGTCACCGACGAGGCGATGCTCAGCGTCGCCGGCCTGCGGCTGGCCGCGGTCGACCCGGAGGGCGTCGAGCGCATCCTGCTGGACGACGTCGGGTTCACCATCCACAAGGGCGAAGTGCTCGGCATCGCGGGCGTGGAGGGCAACGGCCAGGCCGAACTGGTCGAGGCGATCATGGGCATCCGCGCGCTGGACGCCGGTTCGCTCGTGCTGGACGGCCGGGACATCACCACCGTGCCGACCCGGCGCCGCCGCGAGGACGGCATCGGCTACATCCCCGAGGACCGGCACCGGCACGGCCTGCTGCTGGAAGCGCCGCTGTGGGAGAACCGCATCCTCGGCCACGTCACCGAGCAGCCCAACAGCCGGGGCTTCCTGATCGACCCGGCCGCCGCCCGCCGCGACACCGAGCGGATCGTCCGCGAGTACGACGTGCGCACCCCCGGTATCGAGGTCACCGCGGCCTCGCTGTCCGGCGGCAACCAGCAGAAGCTGATCGTCGGCCGCGAGATGAGCCACCTGCCGAAGCTGCTGATCGCCGCGCACCCGACCCGGGGCGTGGACGTCGGCGCGCAGGCGCAGATCTGGGACCAGATCCGCGAGGCCCGCCGCGAGGGCCTGGCGGTCCTGCTGATCTCCGCGGACCTGGACGAGCTGATCGGCCTGTCCGACACGCTGCGGGTGATGT comes from Streptomyces sp. NBC_00448 and encodes:
- a CDS encoding ABC transporter ATP-binding protein encodes the protein MPSQPPQPGSAAAVELRGITKRFPGVVANHDIDITVRGGTVHALVGENGAGKSTLMKILYGMQKPDEGTIAINGEQVSFGDPGAAIARGIGMVHQHFMLADNLTVLENIVLGSEKLHGIAGRAKAKITEISDAYGLGVRPDVLVEDLGVADRQRVEILKVLYRGARILILDEPTAVLVPQEVDALFENLRGLKSQGLTVIFISHKLGEVLSVADEITVIRRGTTVGSADPAHTTAKQLAELMVGSELPSPETRESTVTDEAMLSVAGLRLAAVDPEGVERILLDDVGFTIHKGEVLGIAGVEGNGQAELVEAIMGIRALDAGSLVLDGRDITTVPTRRRREDGIGYIPEDRHRHGLLLEAPLWENRILGHVTEQPNSRGFLIDPAAARRDTERIVREYDVRTPGIEVTAASLSGGNQQKLIVGREMSHLPKLLIAAHPTRGVDVGAQAQIWDQIREARREGLAVLLISADLDELIGLSDTLRVMYRGRLVADADPSTITPEQLGSAMTGAASGHLERQTGDAGPAGAAEPAGGEDR
- a CDS encoding BMP family lipoprotein codes for the protein MRRVSKIAAAGVVSAALALTATACGSSSTDSGSKDKGVGMAYDVGGRGDHSFNDSAARGMDKATKEFKLGEKEQTASQDETESDREERLDQLAGAGYNPVIAVGYTYGDAVTAIAKKYPDTTFAIVDSVVAAKNVDSMVFATEQSSYLAGVAAALKTKTNKVGFIGGVHNTLIGTFQAGFDQGVKDTKPSVQVTDQYLYETDSKGFADPAAATGKAKGMLDKGNDVIYTAAGLSGDGSIQTIAGKPGTWAIGVDSDQYQDPALAKYNKQILTSAVKNVDVAVYDLIKSVHDGKPKTGTNTYDLANGGVSLSTSGGFITDIQAQLDAAKQKIVSGAIKVKSTP